The region GTTTGCCGCCTTGAAGCTCGTAACTCATTAGTTTCACGCCTTTTGTATTCAGCTTAAACCTGTTAAGGTCGAGTCTGAGTTTCTCAAGCTTGTAGTCGAGGTCCCTCCTCTCAACTTCTGCCCACTCCTTAGACTCCGGCGGAGCGGGTATAGCTATCTGCGGGTGCGGGTTGTGGCAGGTTATACAGGCGATTTTCCCTTTAACCAGTATCATCTTCGGCTTTCTCTTCTCGAGAACTTTAATATCTATCTTCGGGTGAAGCTCTGCCATAGACGAGATATCAACTATCTGGGCTTTGCCCTTTACGAGCTTCTCAACTTTCTCCCTCTTTGCCATTAGGTGTTCCGGTGCTCCAACGTGGGGCGTTTCGGTGTGACAGCCCACACACGCCTTGTAGGCCTCAAGCTCCGCTCCAACCCCGTGGCAGTAGATACACGCCCTCTTCTTCTCGTCCCACGGTATCTTAGAGGCTATAACCTTGTGGGGGTTGAATTTCCTGTAGCACTCTGGGTTGTGGCACTGGTAACAGAAGTCAAACCTGTTCCTGAGCGGCCGTTTCGACCTCAGGAAGAACTTGTTGTGGCTTGTCATATCGTGACAGGTTGTACACA is a window of Thermovibrio ammonificans HB-1 DNA encoding:
- a CDS encoding cytochrome c3 family protein — encoded protein: MRKGVLAVALTALLGAHPAAVAAECGGVGYTGTNDSFCLQCHTKGCPVVHPTECKVIYTKCIQVPPSFPMKNGHMVCTTCHDMTSHNKFFLRSKRPLRNRFDFCYQCHNPECYRKFNPHKVIASKIPWDEKKRACIYCHGVGAELEAYKACVGCHTETPHVGAPEHLMAKREKVEKLVKGKAQIVDISSMAELHPKIDIKVLEKRKPKMILVKGKIACITCHNPHPQIAIPAPPESKEWAEVERRDLDYKLEKLRLDLNRFKLNTKGVKLMSYELQGGKLCQVCHTINSLK